One segment of Candidatus Hydrogenedentota bacterium DNA contains the following:
- a CDS encoding FAD:protein FMN transferase has translation MSEKEQLIELAGKPFVQRIGGYLKLSGPGYMQSAMTLGGGSIASCVLMGSLLGYQLLWVQPLAIFLGVCVLAAVAKQTCHTGEKPYAVFWNRLHPAMAIAWGLAALVATVLWHIPQYSLTANGAVELARGIGVDLNGTLGRAFIGVTVLAAAGYVCFLYSAGARGLKLYEMLVKVLVWSIVGAFAIVTFSTGINFKELFLGFTGISFIQYVSANGMPQEAIIPIVGGIAAAVGINMVFLYPYSLLKKGWGKEHRELAYFDLVSGMAIPFVFATAFMMIAVANTIGPEPGSAGTIVQDIREILPVLDETLGATLSLLLIGLGMFAIGFSTIITHMLASGFIGCELFGFEYRGKAKLWFTLLPAIGIVGVMVKFPWWAAVTASSLAAPLMPIAVVGFIILLNSKAYMGDARPEGLKRVFWNVVLIAAVTILSVAAYNGLVRNWATLKGNLAATPAAVEEAPEEAPEEAESGASASRLFPPAHSGEPPVMIKQEVARNLMGTRFEITMYAPAGESNPTALAEVGLAALDRIEALERRVSNWRVDTFTSKVNRLAAEGPVEVHPDLLELLRASKAAWDDTGGVFDVTVGPLLDLWGVYRKQEHIPGDAEIQEALKRVGLDKVEIDYDKRTVRFTVPGLRLDFGGIGKGYALDVAAQTLKNAGIECALLSGGDSTYVALGAPPGTAGWPIVVDKIYEGAEDYVDRVDIRDASFSTSSGEGRQFEKDGKRFTHIYDPRTGQAVDATLGAMVIAPNGTVADALSTAFLIMSEDEIRAYCGKHPDVRAIKVGLVDGKPVPVRINFPEA, from the coding sequence ATGAGCGAGAAGGAGCAATTGATTGAATTGGCGGGCAAGCCGTTTGTTCAGCGCATCGGGGGCTACCTGAAGCTGAGCGGCCCGGGCTACATGCAGAGCGCGATGACCCTGGGCGGCGGATCGATTGCCTCCTGCGTGCTGATGGGATCGCTCCTGGGCTACCAGTTGCTCTGGGTTCAGCCGCTGGCCATTTTCCTGGGCGTGTGCGTACTGGCGGCCGTGGCGAAGCAGACGTGCCACACCGGCGAAAAGCCCTACGCCGTTTTCTGGAACCGGCTGCACCCCGCGATGGCGATCGCCTGGGGCCTCGCGGCGCTGGTGGCCACGGTCCTGTGGCACATCCCGCAGTATTCCCTGACGGCCAACGGCGCCGTGGAGCTGGCGCGCGGTATCGGCGTGGACCTGAACGGGACACTCGGACGCGCGTTCATCGGAGTGACCGTGCTCGCGGCGGCGGGCTATGTGTGCTTCCTGTACAGCGCCGGCGCGCGGGGCCTGAAGCTATACGAAATGCTGGTGAAGGTGCTGGTCTGGAGCATCGTGGGCGCCTTCGCCATCGTGACCTTCTCGACGGGCATCAATTTCAAGGAACTGTTTCTCGGGTTCACCGGCATCAGTTTCATTCAATACGTCTCCGCCAACGGAATGCCCCAGGAAGCTATCATTCCCATCGTGGGTGGCATCGCCGCCGCCGTGGGGATCAACATGGTCTTCCTGTACCCGTACTCCCTGTTGAAAAAGGGCTGGGGGAAGGAACACCGCGAACTCGCCTACTTCGACCTCGTCTCGGGCATGGCGATTCCCTTCGTATTCGCCACCGCGTTCATGATGATCGCCGTCGCCAACACCATCGGCCCCGAGCCGGGTTCGGCGGGGACGATCGTGCAGGATATCCGGGAGATCCTGCCGGTGCTGGACGAGACCCTGGGCGCCACGCTTTCTCTGCTTCTGATCGGGCTGGGCATGTTCGCAATCGGCTTTTCGACGATCATTACCCACATGCTGGCCAGCGGATTCATCGGCTGCGAGCTCTTCGGGTTCGAGTATCGCGGGAAAGCCAAGCTCTGGTTCACGCTGCTGCCCGCGATTGGCATTGTCGGCGTGATGGTCAAGTTCCCGTGGTGGGCCGCCGTGACCGCGTCCAGCCTGGCCGCGCCGCTAATGCCCATTGCGGTCGTGGGCTTTATTATCCTGCTCAACTCGAAGGCCTACATGGGCGATGCGCGGCCCGAGGGGCTCAAGCGGGTGTTCTGGAACGTTGTGCTCATCGCCGCCGTAACCATCTTGAGCGTCGCGGCCTACAACGGCCTCGTGCGGAACTGGGCGACCCTGAAGGGCAACCTGGCGGCCACCCCGGCGGCGGTTGAGGAAGCGCCGGAGGAGGCGCCAGAAGAAGCCGAGAGTGGCGCATCCGCAAGCCGGCTTTTCCCGCCGGCCCACTCAGGAGAGCCGCCGGTAATGATCAAGCAGGAAGTCGCACGCAACCTGATGGGAACGCGCTTCGAAATCACCATGTACGCGCCGGCGGGGGAGTCCAACCCCACGGCGCTGGCCGAGGTTGGCCTGGCGGCGCTGGACCGGATCGAGGCGCTTGAGCGGCGTGTGAGCAACTGGCGCGTGGATACGTTTACCTCCAAAGTGAACCGGCTGGCGGCGGAGGGACCGGTGGAGGTGCATCCGGATTTGCTGGAGTTATTGCGGGCCTCGAAAGCGGCCTGGGACGATACCGGAGGGGTCTTCGACGTGACGGTCGGGCCCCTCCTCGACCTTTGGGGGGTCTACCGCAAGCAGGAGCACATCCCGGGCGACGCGGAGATCCAGGAGGCGCTGAAGCGCGTGGGGCTGGACAAGGTGGAAATCGACTACGACAAGCGCACCGTGCGGTTCACGGTCCCGGGTCTGCGCCTCGACTTCGGCGGCATAGGCAAAGGCTATGCCCTCGACGTGGCGGCGCAGACCCTGAAGAACGCCGGCATCGAATGCGCGCTCCTCAGCGGCGGCGACAGCACCTACGTCGCGCTCGGCGCGCCCCCGGGCACGGCGGGGTGGCCGATCGTGGTGGACAAGATCTACGAAGGGGCCGAGGACTACGTGGATCGGGTCGACATTCGCGACGCGTCCTTCTCCACCTCCTCGGGCGAGGGGCGCCAGTTCGAGAAGGACGGGAAGCGCTTCACGCACATCTACGATCCGCGCACGGGACAGGCGGTGGACGCCACCCTGGGCGCGATGGTCATCGCGCCCAACGGGACCGTGGCGGACGCCCTGAGCACCGCCTTTCTCATCATGTCCGAGGACGAGATCCGGGCCTACTGCGGGAAACATCCGGATGTGCGGGCGATTAAGGTGGGGCTGGTGGACGGGAAGCCGGTTCCCGTGCGAATCAACTTCCCCGAGGCGTAA
- a CDS encoding PmoA family protein, translating to MFRLTSATTRALALLTLLAAWPAAPAPLVTITAREGELDIHIDREVVARYVWGDENLPRPYFHALITPDGIQVSRNYPPDPAADGNNDDHAHFHPGAWLAFGDAAGADFWRNKARVRHLTFLVPPSGGDGQARFTVVNAYETTGDAPRTLFTETCAYLIAAHEDGYSIVAESEFKPEGDAFAFGDQEEMGFGVRLATPLTVKHGGGAIRNSAGGEQEAGTWGKTAAWCAGYSVVDGRTAGIAVMASPDNFRPAWFHSRDYGLIVANPFGKKAMTAPRDASVAPDATPVPADGTLHVGFGLYVFSAPAGEAPEVDAMYNRYLDARKPIRP from the coding sequence ATGTTCCGCCTGACATCCGCCACCACACGCGCTCTCGCCCTCCTCACCCTTCTCGCCGCCTGGCCGGCCGCCCCCGCGCCCCTCGTGACCATTACCGCGCGCGAGGGCGAGCTCGACATTCACATCGACCGGGAGGTGGTCGCGCGCTATGTCTGGGGGGACGAGAACCTGCCCCGCCCCTACTTCCACGCACTCATCACCCCGGATGGCATCCAGGTCAGCCGGAATTACCCGCCCGACCCCGCCGCGGACGGGAACAACGACGATCACGCCCACTTTCACCCCGGGGCCTGGCTCGCGTTCGGCGACGCCGCCGGGGCCGACTTCTGGCGGAACAAGGCGCGCGTGCGCCACCTGACCTTCCTCGTTCCGCCATCGGGCGGCGACGGCCAGGCGCGTTTCACCGTGGTGAACGCCTACGAAACCACGGGCGACGCCCCCAGGACGCTGTTTACCGAAACCTGCGCTTATCTCATCGCCGCGCACGAGGACGGCTACTCTATCGTGGCGGAATCCGAGTTCAAGCCGGAAGGCGACGCCTTCGCCTTCGGCGATCAGGAAGAGATGGGCTTCGGCGTGCGCCTGGCCACCCCGCTCACCGTCAAGCACGGTGGCGGCGCCATTCGCAACAGCGCCGGCGGCGAGCAGGAAGCCGGAACGTGGGGCAAAACCGCCGCCTGGTGTGCCGGTTACAGCGTAGTCGATGGCCGCACCGCCGGCATCGCCGTCATGGCCTCCCCGGACAACTTCCGCCCCGCCTGGTTCCACTCGCGCGACTACGGGCTCATCGTGGCCAACCCCTTCGGCAAGAAGGCCATGACCGCGCCCAGAGACGCGTCAGTAGCCCCCGACGCCACCCCCGTGCCGGCGGACGGAACTCTCCACGTGGGCTTCGGGCTCTACGTATTCAGCGCGCCGGCCGGCGAAGCCCCAGAAGTCGACGCCATGTACAATCGCTATCTCGACGCCCGTAAACCCATCCGCCCATAA
- a CDS encoding PD40 domain-containing protein: protein MRSRYFQACTKLVVLVLACAVPALAHAGSPTAELAREVADKGWIIYSARADNGTWDLFRTRPDGSIIRRVTQTFDYEEAAPRYSPDGARILYRRFPKGSVIDHDKWGFGGTVVIANADGSDPREFGGEEEYPWANWMPDGEHISCLYREGIRIIHLESGEVVKEMPRQGIFQQLFPSPDGQWFCGTGNVGQQAWNIVCINANTGEATPVHVFQSCTPDWFPDSQHVIYSSRPPDQKAHAGYGATQLWMARADGSERKLVYGDDAYHVYGGLVSPDGAYVLFTKSIKDGGGSEKEGAPMFLMRLADAPAVGGTSAELRQKHPDVKDAPVVSLFPAWEPDWTYAEVAGE, encoded by the coding sequence ATGCGTTCCCGCTATTTCCAAGCGTGTACCAAGCTCGTGGTTCTGGTCCTGGCCTGCGCCGTTCCCGCGCTCGCCCACGCGGGCTCCCCGACCGCCGAGCTGGCGCGGGAAGTGGCGGACAAGGGCTGGATCATCTACAGCGCCCGGGCCGACAATGGCACGTGGGACCTCTTTCGCACGCGGCCGGACGGATCCATCATCCGGCGCGTCACCCAGACCTTCGATTACGAGGAGGCGGCGCCGCGCTATTCGCCCGATGGCGCGCGCATTCTCTACCGGCGCTTCCCGAAAGGCTCCGTCATCGACCACGACAAATGGGGCTTCGGGGGCACGGTCGTCATCGCGAATGCGGACGGATCCGATCCCCGCGAATTCGGGGGGGAGGAGGAGTATCCCTGGGCGAACTGGATGCCCGACGGCGAACACATCTCCTGCCTCTATCGCGAAGGCATCCGGATTATCCACCTGGAATCCGGCGAGGTGGTGAAAGAGATGCCCCGCCAGGGGATCTTCCAGCAGCTTTTCCCGTCGCCGGATGGCCAGTGGTTCTGCGGCACGGGCAATGTCGGCCAGCAGGCGTGGAACATCGTGTGTATCAACGCGAATACGGGCGAAGCCACGCCGGTTCACGTCTTCCAGAGCTGTACGCCGGACTGGTTCCCGGATTCGCAGCACGTCATCTATTCCTCCCGTCCACCGGATCAGAAAGCGCACGCCGGCTACGGCGCGACCCAGCTCTGGATGGCGCGCGCGGACGGATCGGAGCGCAAGCTCGTCTACGGCGACGACGCCTACCACGTCTACGGCGGGCTGGTATCGCCGGACGGGGCCTATGTGCTCTTCACCAAATCGATCAAGGATGGCGGCGGCTCGGAAAAGGAGGGCGCGCCGATGTTCCTCATGCGCCTGGCCGACGCGCCCGCCGTGGGGGGGACGAGCGCGGAGTTGCGCCAGAAGCATCCCGACGTGAAGGATGCGCCGGTGGTTTCGCTTTTCCCGGCCTGGGAGCCGGACTGGACCTATGCGGAAGTGGCAGGTGAATGA
- a CDS encoding biotin--[acetyl-CoA-carboxylase] ligase — MPPFRFLPVEWCDALPSTNTALIERVRRDLNTPSGVVLAARAQTAGRGRQQRRWNTAPGRNLTFSFLWNTPVPPDTAPALALAIATGVARMLEAEGLAPTIKWPNDVQVSGRKIAGILCESAGGAALVAGIGLNVNMDAAEAAEIDQPATSLALETGRSFVLEHVLTSLLQHLGPAIDAWAAHGFPGFREGYLRFAPNAGSVLRVRDGEAYVEGVLAGFNDHGALRLRLPGGEIRECYSGDVQM, encoded by the coding sequence ATGCCGCCATTTCGTTTTCTGCCCGTTGAATGGTGCGACGCCCTCCCCTCCACAAATACGGCCTTGATCGAGCGCGTCCGCCGCGACCTGAACACGCCCTCGGGCGTCGTGCTCGCCGCGCGCGCCCAGACCGCGGGCCGCGGCCGTCAGCAGCGCCGCTGGAACACCGCGCCCGGTCGCAACCTCACCTTTTCCTTCCTCTGGAATACCCCTGTCCCGCCAGACACCGCCCCCGCCCTGGCTCTCGCCATCGCGACGGGCGTCGCGCGCATGCTGGAGGCGGAAGGCCTGGCGCCCACCATCAAATGGCCCAATGACGTGCAGGTCTCGGGCCGGAAAATCGCGGGTATCCTCTGCGAATCGGCCGGCGGCGCGGCGCTCGTCGCCGGGATCGGACTCAACGTGAACATGGACGCTGCGGAGGCCGCCGAAATCGACCAGCCCGCCACCTCGCTCGCGCTCGAGACGGGGCGTTCCTTTGTCCTGGAGCACGTCCTGACCTCGCTACTCCAACACCTGGGGCCCGCCATCGATGCCTGGGCGGCCCATGGATTCCCGGGGTTCCGGGAGGGCTACCTCCGTTTCGCGCCCAACGCCGGCAGCGTCCTGCGGGTCCGGGATGGGGAGGCGTACGTGGAGGGCGTGCTCGCCGGGTTCAACGACCACGGCGCACTGCGCCTCCGCCTGCCCGGCGGCGAGATTCGCGAATGCTACTCGGGCGACGTACAAATGTGA
- a CDS encoding GNAT family N-acetyltransferase, with product MTLREITIRRATFDDYDAACALYRTVDNYHLELYPSIFQEVDGPARPRERFEAKLSDPLKAVFVAAHRGELCGLADVTEEEAPPYPMFKPARIARIDNLVVAEAYRRRGIARALLEAVRGWASEHALGRIQLSVYSKNTDALAFYEDAGFSPLVMKLELDH from the coding sequence ATGACGTTGCGGGAGATTACGATACGACGCGCGACGTTCGACGACTACGATGCGGCGTGTGCACTTTACCGTACCGTGGACAACTACCATCTGGAGCTATACCCGTCCATATTCCAGGAGGTCGATGGCCCCGCTCGGCCACGAGAGCGGTTTGAGGCCAAGCTCAGTGACCCCTTAAAGGCCGTGTTCGTGGCGGCGCACAGGGGAGAACTCTGCGGGCTCGCGGATGTGACTGAAGAAGAAGCGCCGCCCTATCCCATGTTTAAGCCCGCCCGGATAGCCAGGATCGACAATCTGGTAGTCGCGGAGGCCTATCGCAGGCGGGGCATTGCCCGCGCACTGCTTGAAGCTGTGCGCGGTTGGGCTTCCGAGCATGCGCTGGGTCGTATTCAGTTGAGTGTCTACTCGAAAAACACGGACGCGCTGGCGTTTTACGAAGACGCCGGATTTTCACCGCTGGTGATGAAGTTGGAACTCGATCACTGA
- a CDS encoding MBOAT family protein, protein MVFTSHSFVYYFLPLVLLGYYLLPGGRNLFLLAASYVFYGWWNPWFVGLMLIATAINHACGLVIAREPVASPRRRRALIASVVASLGLLGFFKYFMFAQGNFNALLSATGADPLPVLQITLPVGISFYIFQSLSYTIDVYRGDSPPVRSFTDFACFVALFPQLIAGPIVRYNTIAGQLIHREHTLDRFASGSALFMLGFAKKILLANPMGSMADAVFAAEAPGTAHAWLGVTAYAFQIYFDFSAYSDMAIGLGRLFGFVFPRNFNAPYRSESITEFWRRWHISLSTFLRDYLYIPLGGNRRGERRTYINLAIVMLLGGLWHGASWNFVLWGAFHGGLLALERCIGGGLFQWAPRPVRIAGTFVLVLFSWVLFRAVTLPEAGAFLSAMLFPRAPGGGAVLLDAVLYTRENVLILALCAVLALQGRQAHDWVEGLTLPRALVVLGLFAFALATMHVQAFNPFLYFQF, encoded by the coding sequence ATGGTCTTCACCTCCCACAGCTTTGTCTACTACTTCCTGCCGCTGGTGCTGCTGGGCTACTATCTGTTGCCCGGGGGGCGCAATCTCTTCCTCCTTGCGGCCAGCTACGTGTTCTACGGCTGGTGGAACCCCTGGTTTGTCGGGCTAATGCTCATCGCCACGGCGATCAATCACGCCTGCGGCCTCGTCATTGCCCGCGAACCAGTCGCCTCGCCCCGGCGCAGGCGGGCGCTGATCGCCAGTGTCGTCGCCAGCCTGGGCCTCCTCGGTTTCTTCAAGTACTTCATGTTTGCGCAGGGCAATTTCAACGCCCTGCTCTCCGCCACCGGCGCGGACCCGCTGCCCGTGCTCCAGATCACGCTCCCCGTGGGCATCTCGTTCTACATTTTCCAGAGCCTCAGCTACACCATCGACGTGTACCGGGGCGACTCGCCGCCCGTGCGCTCCTTCACCGACTTCGCCTGCTTCGTGGCGCTCTTCCCGCAGCTGATCGCCGGCCCCATCGTCCGCTACAACACCATCGCCGGGCAACTTATACACCGCGAACACACGCTGGACCGTTTCGCATCGGGTTCCGCGCTGTTCATGCTCGGATTCGCCAAGAAAATCCTGCTGGCCAACCCGATGGGGTCCATGGCCGATGCCGTTTTTGCCGCCGAGGCCCCCGGCACGGCCCACGCCTGGCTCGGGGTCACAGCCTACGCCTTCCAGATCTACTTCGACTTCTCCGCCTACTCCGACATGGCCATTGGCCTCGGACGCCTCTTCGGCTTCGTGTTTCCGCGCAATTTCAACGCGCCCTACCGCTCGGAGAGCATCACGGAGTTCTGGCGGCGCTGGCACATCTCGCTGTCCACCTTTCTGCGCGACTACCTTTACATCCCCCTGGGCGGCAACCGGCGCGGCGAACGGCGGACCTACATCAACCTGGCCATTGTGATGCTTCTGGGCGGCCTGTGGCACGGCGCGAGCTGGAATTTCGTGCTCTGGGGCGCCTTCCACGGCGGGCTGCTGGCCCTGGAGCGATGCATTGGCGGCGGCCTGTTCCAATGGGCCCCGCGCCCGGTCCGAATCGCGGGAACCTTCGTCCTCGTACTCTTCTCCTGGGTGCTGTTTCGCGCCGTGACCCTGCCGGAAGCCGGTGCGTTCCTGTCGGCCATGCTGTTCCCGCGCGCACCCGGGGGCGGCGCGGTCTTGCTTGACGCCGTGCTCTACACGCGCGAGAATGTTCTGATCCTGGCCCTGTGCGCGGTGCTCGCGCTGCAAGGGCGGCAGGCCCACGACTGGGTGGAGGGACTGACGCTGCCCCGCGCGCTCGTTGTACTGGGTTTGTTCGCGTTTGCGCTGGCGACGATGCACGTGCAGGCCTTTAACCCGTTTCTGTATTTTCAGTTCTGA